One window of Candidatus Nitrospira kreftii genomic DNA carries:
- a CDS encoding multidrug efflux system protein yields the protein MSSRFFIERPIFASVLSIVIVVIGLAALATLPIAQFPDISPPVVQIEADYPGASAEVVADSVARTIEVQLPGIDNLLYYDSTSTNDGHVSIRLTFEIGTNVDIAQVQTQNRVKLAEPQLPPEVVRQGISVLKFSPDLLVVVALSSTDPTQDSVFISNYALLRVLDPLKRIRGVGQAVVFGQQNYSMRLILNPERMAQLGLTPTDIVSVVREQNRDFPAGQVGREPAPMGTELTIPIMAQGRLTEVSDFENLIVRAMPDGSMIRLKDVARIELGAQSYVMQGRWNGKPNVFLITFLAPGANALDTAKHIRAEMQELAKSFPPGLMYDIPYDTTKFIEVSIKEVLKTLAEAMTLVILVVYLFLQSWRATLIPAVAVPVSLIGTFAGMEALGFSINTLTLFGMVLAIGVVVDDAIVVVENVERHMREEMVPPREAARRAMAEVTRPVIAIVLVLVAVFVPVAFLGGIIGELYKQFAITIAMAVTISGMVALTLSPALSALVLKPGGEHHETGFFALFNRFFDWTRDRYSRAVDVVIEWRALSFSVFAMIVVVAVGLFRVIPPAFLPEEDQGYFITIVQLPDGASKQRTDEVLKKIERYFLSVPAVHSTDAMSGMNFVFNTRGPNSATMFVPLHHWDERKPGEHVQALVGAAYGEFAKIPEALILAFNAPPIRGIGATGGFSLQVQDPSGGDFRKLAAVTQEFVAKAKEHPAIAGIGSNFRVTAPRLFAHVNRERAKALGVPISEIFDTMQAYFGNFYINDFLKFGRVYRVQTEAEAEFRSSPDDIGNVYVRSMNPAATPLDGRGTPGLGGTGLGGMMIPLDTVVDTEFRSGPDPVTHFNGFNTAWVLGAAAPGYSSGQALEALERTAQEVLVPKGYTLEWSGISYQEAKVGGQSGLAFGFGLLMVFLVLAAQFESWTVPLAVILAVPFGVFGAMSTVWLRGMTNDIYFQIGLVTLIGLAAKNAILIVEFANHRRNEGMPLRQAAREAARLRFRAIIMTSMAFIGGVLPLAIASGAGAASRQSIGTGVLGGMLTATFLAIFFVPLFFVTLRKVSERWAPVKERPEFPEASPEAVRKSTLGP from the coding sequence GTGAGTTCACGCTTTTTCATCGAGCGACCGATCTTTGCGTCGGTCCTCTCCATTGTCATCGTCGTCATCGGACTAGCGGCGCTCGCCACCTTGCCCATCGCTCAGTTTCCGGATATCAGCCCGCCTGTCGTCCAGATCGAAGCCGACTACCCCGGAGCCAGTGCGGAAGTCGTGGCGGATTCGGTGGCCCGGACGATTGAAGTCCAGCTACCGGGCATCGACAATCTCCTCTATTACGACTCGACCAGCACCAACGACGGCCACGTCAGCATCAGACTCACGTTCGAAATCGGCACCAACGTGGATATCGCGCAGGTGCAGACGCAGAACCGCGTAAAGCTTGCGGAACCCCAGCTCCCACCCGAAGTCGTCCGGCAGGGAATCAGCGTCTTGAAGTTTTCTCCAGACCTCCTGGTGGTCGTCGCGCTGAGTTCGACTGATCCGACTCAAGACTCGGTCTTTATCTCGAATTATGCGCTCTTGCGTGTTCTCGACCCGCTCAAGCGGATTCGAGGGGTCGGACAGGCCGTTGTTTTCGGACAGCAGAATTATTCGATGCGGCTGATCCTGAACCCGGAGCGGATGGCCCAGCTTGGGCTGACACCTACCGACATCGTCAGTGTGGTCCGGGAACAAAATCGGGATTTTCCGGCCGGACAAGTGGGGCGAGAACCGGCCCCGATGGGGACGGAGCTCACGATTCCAATCATGGCGCAGGGTCGATTGACGGAAGTGAGCGATTTCGAAAATCTCATCGTTCGGGCCATGCCGGATGGATCGATGATCCGTTTGAAGGATGTTGCGCGAATCGAACTGGGAGCCCAATCCTATGTGATGCAAGGGCGATGGAACGGGAAACCGAACGTGTTCCTGATCACCTTCCTGGCCCCCGGCGCCAACGCGCTCGACACAGCCAAACACATTCGTGCTGAAATGCAGGAACTCGCCAAGTCGTTTCCTCCAGGGCTGATGTACGACATTCCTTATGACACGACCAAGTTCATCGAGGTCTCGATCAAGGAAGTGCTCAAGACACTGGCCGAGGCAATGACCCTGGTCATCCTCGTCGTCTATCTGTTCCTGCAGAGTTGGCGCGCAACCTTGATTCCCGCCGTAGCCGTTCCGGTCTCCCTGATCGGCACGTTTGCTGGCATGGAGGCGCTGGGGTTTTCGATCAATACGCTGACGCTATTCGGCATGGTGTTGGCCATCGGTGTCGTGGTGGATGATGCCATTGTGGTCGTCGAGAATGTCGAACGGCACATGAGGGAAGAAATGGTGCCGCCCAGGGAAGCCGCCAGGAGAGCCATGGCGGAAGTCACACGACCGGTGATCGCGATCGTCCTCGTATTGGTGGCGGTGTTCGTGCCAGTCGCATTTCTAGGCGGGATCATCGGCGAACTCTATAAACAGTTTGCCATCACGATTGCCATGGCCGTGACGATCTCCGGCATGGTTGCGCTGACGCTTAGCCCCGCGTTGTCGGCGCTGGTGTTGAAGCCGGGCGGCGAACATCACGAGACGGGATTTTTCGCGCTGTTCAACAGGTTTTTTGACTGGACACGAGATCGCTATTCCAGAGCCGTGGATGTCGTGATCGAATGGCGAGCCTTATCCTTCTCGGTGTTTGCGATGATCGTGGTGGTGGCAGTGGGGCTCTTCCGCGTGATTCCTCCCGCCTTTTTGCCGGAAGAGGACCAAGGTTATTTCATCACGATCGTGCAGCTGCCTGACGGCGCCTCTAAGCAACGGACCGATGAGGTCCTCAAGAAGATTGAACGATATTTCCTCTCGGTCCCGGCCGTTCACTCGACCGACGCGATGTCCGGCATGAACTTCGTCTTCAATACAAGAGGTCCCAATTCCGCCACCATGTTCGTCCCCTTGCACCATTGGGACGAGCGCAAGCCGGGTGAGCATGTGCAGGCCTTGGTCGGTGCGGCTTATGGAGAGTTCGCAAAAATTCCGGAAGCCTTGATTCTCGCCTTCAATGCCCCGCCGATCCGCGGGATCGGCGCGACGGGTGGATTCTCGCTACAAGTCCAGGATCCAAGCGGGGGAGACTTCCGGAAGTTAGCAGCGGTGACTCAGGAATTCGTCGCGAAAGCCAAGGAACATCCCGCAATCGCCGGGATCGGCTCCAATTTCCGCGTCACTGCGCCCAGGCTATTCGCCCATGTCAACCGTGAGCGGGCGAAGGCGTTAGGGGTGCCGATTTCAGAGATCTTCGACACGATGCAAGCGTACTTCGGCAATTTCTATATCAACGACTTTCTCAAGTTCGGCCGAGTCTATCGCGTTCAGACGGAGGCCGAAGCCGAGTTCCGGTCGAGCCCCGACGACATCGGGAACGTCTATGTGCGCTCGATGAATCCCGCCGCCACGCCACTCGACGGCAGAGGCACACCGGGCCTCGGAGGCACAGGCCTGGGGGGCATGATGATCCCTCTCGACACAGTGGTTGATACCGAGTTCAGGAGCGGCCCCGATCCGGTGACGCATTTCAACGGCTTCAATACGGCCTGGGTGTTGGGGGCTGCGGCTCCCGGCTACAGCTCCGGTCAGGCGCTGGAGGCGCTCGAACGCACGGCACAGGAGGTGTTGGTCCCCAAGGGCTATACCCTCGAATGGAGCGGGATTTCTTACCAGGAAGCGAAAGTCGGCGGGCAGTCCGGACTGGCGTTTGGCTTCGGCTTGTTGATGGTCTTTCTCGTGCTCGCGGCGCAGTTCGAAAGTTGGACCGTGCCGCTTGCCGTCATCCTCGCGGTGCCTTTCGGAGTCTTCGGCGCCATGTCCACTGTCTGGTTGCGTGGGATGACCAATGATATTTATTTCCAAATCGGCTTGGTGACGCTGATCGGATTGGCGGCCAAAAATGCCATCCTGATTGTTGAATTCGCTAATCACCGCAGAAATGAGGGCATGCCGCTCAGGCAGGCGGCAAGGGAAGCCGCGAGGTTGCGGTTTCGTGCGATTATCATGACCTCCATGGCTTTCATCGGCGGAGTGTTGCCCCTGGCGATCGCCAGCGGAGCGGGGGCAGCCAGCCGTCAATCCATCGGGACCGGTGTATTAGGTGGGATGCTGACGGCTACATTCCTTGCGATCTTTTTTGTGCCGCTATTCTTCGTCACGCTGCGGAAGGTCAGCGAGCGATGGGCTCCGGTAAAGGAACGACCTGAATTTCCAGAAGCGTCGCCTGAAGCGGTTCGCAAGAGTACGCTGGGACCTTAA
- a CDS encoding Nitroreductase, with protein sequence MEKPAQTEFPIHDLLARRWSPRAFDERLVEADSLRMLFEAARWAPSSSNEQPWRFIVATKDYETEWNRLFDCLAEGNQKWAVRAPVLILSVASMNFEDDGKPNRHALHDTGLATENLVLQATAGGLVAHQMAGFDVEKARANLLIPSDYDPVAMIAIGYPGNPDILPDRLRERELRPRSRRPIREWTFRGQWGTRIP encoded by the coding sequence ATGGAAAAGCCGGCTCAGACAGAATTTCCGATCCATGACTTGCTCGCTCGTCGATGGAGCCCTCGCGCGTTTGACGAACGGCTGGTGGAGGCCGATTCACTGCGGATGCTTTTTGAGGCAGCCCGCTGGGCGCCGTCATCGAGTAACGAGCAACCCTGGCGTTTTATTGTGGCGACAAAAGACTACGAAACAGAGTGGAACCGACTGTTCGATTGTCTGGCCGAAGGAAATCAAAAATGGGCGGTCCGAGCGCCGGTGCTGATCCTGTCGGTTGCCAGCATGAATTTCGAGGACGACGGTAAGCCGAATCGACACGCGTTGCACGATACGGGATTGGCGACGGAGAATCTCGTCCTACAAGCGACGGCGGGCGGATTGGTCGCCCATCAGATGGCGGGTTTTGATGTAGAGAAAGCGCGGGCCAATCTCCTCATCCCATCAGACTATGACCCGGTGGCGATGATCGCGATCGGTTATCCTGGCAATCCGGATATTCTTCCAGACCGGCTGCGGGAGCGGGAGTTACGGCCAAGGAGTCGTCGGCCGATCAGAGAATGGACATTTAGGGGGCAGTGGGGAACCCGAATTCCATAG
- a CDS encoding RND efflux system, outer membrane factor lipoprotein yields the protein MLPFSIVRCVSLLVLSAVLTSCAMGPDYKRPQTDTEDRFRMAEGSSDMPSLANLPWWELLRDEQLQQFIRLALEENKDLQRAVATVDEFRARALIAQTDYLPQITAAVNAPAGRSAVFLFPGFASPFNYYALGNLSWEVDLWGRVRRTSEAARADLLSREENRRAVTIQLVSAVAEAYFNLLQFDLQLDIAERTLQSWEESVRIAQARLRQGMTSKLDADQFEAERANAAARTAELHRQMVQAENHLSILLGRKPFAVARGRSLDKQIIAPDVPAGLPSELLQRRPDLLVAEQQLAAVTARIGAAKAERFPRITLTGLAGLAHPELSLIFTESSSFGVFGAGLAAPLLNAQILGFQQEAVEAQSKQALAQYQQSVLTAFREVEDALIAVRTARLQSDSQQQQVTALQSALKLAELRYKGGLANYLDVLVARRSLFDAELALASTRRLQLASVVQLYKALGGGWSPDMQSAEVSKKG from the coding sequence ATGCTTCCTTTCTCGATCGTTCGTTGCGTATCACTGCTGGTGCTCAGCGCCGTTTTGACCTCTTGCGCCATGGGACCGGACTACAAAAGGCCCCAGACAGACACGGAGGATCGCTTCCGGATGGCGGAGGGCTCGTCGGATATGCCGTCGTTGGCCAACCTGCCCTGGTGGGAGCTGCTGCGCGATGAGCAGCTGCAGCAGTTCATTCGCTTGGCCCTCGAGGAAAATAAGGATCTGCAGCGCGCCGTCGCGACCGTCGATGAATTTCGAGCCAGGGCCCTGATCGCCCAAACCGACTATTTGCCGCAGATCACGGCGGCCGTGAACGCACCGGCCGGCCGCAGCGCGGTGTTCTTGTTTCCCGGCTTTGCCAGTCCGTTCAATTATTACGCGTTAGGCAACCTATCATGGGAGGTGGATCTGTGGGGACGCGTCCGACGAACCAGTGAAGCGGCACGCGCCGATCTGTTGTCCAGGGAAGAAAACCGACGTGCCGTGACGATTCAGTTGGTCAGCGCAGTGGCTGAAGCCTATTTCAATCTTCTCCAATTCGATCTTCAACTCGACATCGCGGAACGCACGCTCCAGTCGTGGGAAGAATCGGTCCGAATTGCTCAAGCGCGGTTGCGCCAAGGGATGACGTCGAAGCTGGATGCTGATCAATTTGAAGCGGAACGTGCCAATGCCGCCGCGCGCACGGCGGAACTCCATCGGCAGATGGTACAAGCCGAGAATCACTTGAGCATCTTGCTGGGTCGCAAGCCTTTTGCTGTTGCGCGAGGGCGTTCCTTGGACAAGCAGATCATTGCTCCCGATGTCCCCGCCGGTTTGCCCTCTGAGCTGTTGCAGCGACGGCCTGATCTGCTGGTCGCGGAGCAACAGTTAGCGGCGGTCACCGCCCGTATCGGAGCCGCCAAGGCCGAACGATTCCCCAGGATCACATTGACCGGGTTGGCCGGCCTGGCTCATCCCGAATTGTCCTTGATCTTCACCGAATCATCCTCCTTCGGCGTGTTCGGTGCCGGCCTCGCCGCGCCGCTGTTGAACGCCCAAATCCTGGGCTTTCAACAAGAAGCGGTGGAAGCTCAGAGCAAACAAGCGTTGGCGCAGTACCAGCAATCGGTGTTGACGGCGTTTCGCGAAGTTGAGGATGCGCTTATCGCCGTTCGGACGGCGCGCCTCCAGAGCGACTCTCAGCAGCAACAGGTCACAGCGCTGCAATCGGCGCTGAAACTGGCAGAGCTTCGCTATAAGGGAGGCCTGGCCAACTATCTTGATGTCCTGGTGGCACGACGCAGTCTGTTCGACGCGGAGCTGGCGTTGGCCAGTACACGGCGGCTCCAGCTGGCGTCGGTCGTTCAACTCTACAAAGCATTGGGAGGTGGATGGTCACCGGATATGCAATCAGCCGAAGTCAGCAAGAAAGGGTAA
- a CDS encoding MBL fold metallo-hydrolase: MADPGKRLDSNVPGNFYVDATCINCDTCRQLAPLSFEEIGCYSAVINQPGDMAQIHQAYQALLACPVGSIGTEQNDKSRLQAARESFPVHLEDGVSYCGFNSEKSFGANSFFIDHPDGNWLIDSPRYIKPLVEVFEQRGGIAHIFLTHKDDVADADKYAAHFGSERIIHQADLEAAPSAERVIAGEGMVRIGSQFQVIPVPGHTAGSMALLYRGRFLFTGDHLWWDSHSRSLEAPTRLVWRKWTLMDSIRKLLDYRFEWVLAGHGDRVRCSSVDMHAHLAALLERREKRAGFR; this comes from the coding sequence ATGGCCGATCCGGGTAAGCGACTTGATTCCAACGTGCCAGGAAACTTTTATGTGGATGCAACCTGTATCAATTGCGACACCTGTCGGCAGTTAGCGCCGTTGAGCTTCGAGGAGATTGGATGCTATTCCGCCGTCATCAACCAACCTGGTGATATGGCCCAGATCCATCAGGCCTACCAGGCGTTACTGGCCTGCCCAGTCGGCTCGATTGGAACGGAACAGAACGACAAGTCACGGCTGCAGGCGGCGCGGGAAAGTTTCCCGGTTCATCTTGAGGATGGAGTCAGTTATTGTGGCTTCAACTCAGAGAAGTCGTTTGGGGCAAATAGTTTCTTTATCGATCACCCGGACGGGAATTGGCTGATCGACTCTCCTCGGTATATCAAGCCTCTGGTTGAGGTCTTCGAACAGCGAGGGGGTATCGCCCATATCTTTCTTACCCACAAAGATGACGTGGCCGATGCAGACAAGTATGCCGCACATTTCGGTTCCGAGCGGATCATCCATCAAGCAGACCTGGAGGCCGCTCCGTCTGCAGAACGGGTGATCGCGGGGGAGGGGATGGTCCGTATCGGATCACAGTTCCAAGTCATTCCCGTACCTGGGCATACAGCCGGGAGCATGGCGCTGCTCTATCGGGGGCGCTTTCTGTTTACGGGAGATCATCTTTGGTGGGACTCGCATTCAAGGTCGTTGGAAGCTCCCACTCGTCTGGTTTGGAGAAAATGGACGCTGATGGATTCCATACGCAAACTTCTCGATTATCGATTTGAATGGGTACTGGCCGGTCACGGTGATCGTGTGCGGTGCTCTTCGGTCGACATGCACGCACATCTGGCGGCGTTGCTTGAGCGCCGTGAGAAGCGCGCCGGGTTCCGATAG
- a CDS encoding hypothetical protein (conserved membrane protein of unknown function): MLTVVAQWIDRNIISLGREMRLSYLPPLMVYLAYGISGLTGIVGTFFVKDYLGLSAAFLAALGFWAGIPWALKMPIGHTVDLLWRWKSWLVGLGAGLLTISLGIMALLIGDREAMTALLPAEVWYVLSVLLAPIGYVVQDAVADAMTVEAVPRVDDQGRTFDDQTRKLMHTTMQTLGRVAIVSGGILVALVNVYVFTGTEGLPQADLVRLYQRIYLMAMGIPVVSVLGVGLAWWLRRRQRRRLVQEGFSSEQAREMVNVRDTGDESTKPNWWILGGSSAFVLFTLTVGLGGFSYREEVVFVGSMSIVLFLMSRLIQELEPDKRFTLVGTAAVIFALRAIPQTGSGATWWMIDHLKFDQQFLSVLSLIGGTVALAGMFVFRRFMAERSITYIVGFLTVVGTILSLPIVGMFYGVHEWTAQMTGGAVDARFIALIDTALESPLAQISMIPMLAWIANSAPTNLKATFFAVMASFTNLALSFSQLGTKYLNEIFVVTREVRDQSTGIILTPADYSELGELFITQLLLGLALPFSAILFVKLTKFKSA, encoded by the coding sequence ATGCTCACGGTTGTTGCTCAGTGGATTGATCGGAACATTATCTCCCTCGGTCGTGAGATGCGGTTGTCCTATCTACCGCCGCTCATGGTCTATCTTGCCTATGGCATCTCCGGACTCACGGGGATCGTCGGAACCTTCTTCGTCAAGGACTATCTCGGTCTCTCCGCCGCATTTCTCGCCGCACTCGGATTCTGGGCTGGCATTCCATGGGCATTGAAGATGCCGATCGGCCATACGGTGGATCTCTTATGGCGATGGAAGAGTTGGCTCGTCGGCCTAGGGGCCGGACTATTAACCATCAGTCTCGGTATCATGGCCCTCTTGATAGGCGACCGCGAAGCGATGACGGCTCTCTTGCCGGCCGAAGTCTGGTATGTGCTCAGCGTGCTGCTGGCTCCCATCGGGTATGTCGTGCAAGATGCGGTGGCAGATGCCATGACGGTCGAGGCCGTTCCGCGTGTCGATGATCAGGGCCGTACATTTGACGACCAGACGCGGAAACTCATGCACACTACGATGCAGACACTTGGTCGCGTCGCAATAGTCAGTGGGGGGATCCTCGTGGCGCTGGTCAATGTCTATGTCTTCACGGGAACCGAGGGGCTACCTCAGGCCGATCTCGTTCGGCTCTACCAACGAATCTATCTCATGGCCATGGGGATTCCTGTCGTGTCGGTGTTGGGCGTTGGACTGGCCTGGTGGTTGAGGCGTCGGCAGAGACGACGACTTGTTCAAGAAGGATTTTCATCGGAGCAGGCCAGAGAAATGGTGAACGTACGGGATACGGGCGACGAATCGACCAAGCCGAATTGGTGGATCCTCGGTGGAAGCTCGGCGTTTGTCTTGTTTACGTTGACGGTCGGGCTCGGGGGATTTTCGTACCGAGAAGAGGTTGTGTTCGTCGGCTCGATGAGCATCGTGCTGTTCCTAATGTCGAGACTTATTCAAGAGCTCGAGCCTGATAAGCGGTTCACGTTGGTCGGCACCGCAGCGGTGATCTTTGCGCTACGCGCCATCCCACAGACCGGCTCAGGCGCGACCTGGTGGATGATTGACCATCTGAAGTTTGATCAGCAGTTCCTTTCGGTTCTTTCTCTGATCGGGGGCACGGTGGCCTTGGCCGGCATGTTCGTTTTTCGACGATTTATGGCCGAGCGGTCGATTACTTACATCGTAGGCTTCTTGACCGTAGTCGGAACGATTCTCTCGCTTCCAATCGTGGGAATGTTTTATGGAGTGCATGAATGGACGGCACAGATGACCGGTGGCGCAGTCGATGCGCGCTTCATCGCCTTGATCGACACAGCGCTGGAATCTCCGCTCGCGCAGATTTCCATGATTCCGATGTTGGCCTGGATTGCCAACTCGGCTCCAACAAATTTAAAAGCGACCTTTTTTGCCGTGATGGCGTCGTTTACCAACCTGGCACTGTCATTCAGCCAGCTCGGCACGAAGTATCTCAACGAAATTTTCGTCGTGACGCGCGAGGTGCGGGACCAATCAACCGGCATCATTCTAACACCAGCCGACTACAGTGAGTTGGGTGAGCTCTTCATCACACAGCTCTTGCTCGGCCTGGCTCTTCCATTCTCCGCTATCCTGTTTGTGAAGCTCACGAAGTTTAAGAGCGCGTGA
- a CDS encoding putative oxidoreductase: MRSLSGKVAIVTGASSGIGRAIAERIAEEGAIVVVNYSKSSDKAQQVVVGIQAKGGKALAVQADMSRVGDARRLVADTIKQFNRLDILINNAGKFMPKPLEETTEEDFDGVIALNAKGPYFAMQEAAKALKDGGRIVNISTGGTQLNFSGATAYLGSKAALEQYTKGLAQELAPKGVTVNCVSPGFTETGMMTEEYRKTGIQLSPMKRLGVPKDIADVVAFIVSEEARWLTGQTIHVGGGIVM, from the coding sequence ATGAGGTCGTTGAGCGGTAAAGTGGCGATTGTGACCGGAGCTTCGAGTGGAATCGGTCGAGCCATTGCCGAACGAATCGCGGAGGAAGGCGCCATCGTGGTGGTGAACTATTCGAAAAGCTCTGACAAAGCTCAACAGGTGGTTGTGGGAATCCAGGCGAAAGGCGGTAAGGCATTAGCGGTTCAAGCCGACATGAGTCGAGTGGGGGATGCGCGTCGTCTCGTAGCTGACACCATAAAACAATTCAACCGACTAGATATTCTCATCAACAACGCGGGCAAGTTCATGCCCAAACCGCTTGAGGAAACCACGGAAGAAGACTTCGATGGAGTGATTGCCTTGAATGCCAAAGGACCATACTTTGCCATGCAGGAAGCGGCAAAGGCACTGAAAGACGGTGGACGCATCGTGAATATCTCAACCGGAGGAACGCAGCTGAACTTCTCAGGGGCCACTGCCTATCTCGGCAGCAAGGCAGCGCTTGAACAATACACCAAGGGATTGGCGCAGGAACTGGCCCCCAAAGGTGTTACGGTCAATTGCGTCTCACCGGGGTTTACTGAAACAGGGATGATGACGGAGGAGTATCGAAAGACTGGCATTCAATTGTCGCCGATGAAGCGGCTCGGAGTTCCCAAAGACATTGCTGATGTGGTGGCGTTCATCGTCAGTGAGGAAGCGCGGTGGCTGACGGGACAGACGATTCATGTCGGGGGCGGTATCGTCATGTAG
- a CDS encoding RND efflux system, membrane fusion protein yields MGFSYTNLFRNVVVLLISTAIAAELGCKEDVGSAPSPPPPIPQVEVVTVMARSVPDEPEFIGQAEASRPVEIRPQVTGILKAVLFAEGREIKKGEELYQINPVPFEAAYKSAKARIAEAEARLVQAKQDLARVKPLLAEQAVSQKDVDDAVAEDLAAKAALQRAHADLIKAKFDFDNTTIIAPIKGLIERSRYYEGRLVSAQTDLLTVIHRIDPMYVVVNVPESFLLKRRQDTIAVGLQHPGLTQLKGTIIFADGSTYNREGFLDFTDVGLRTETGSRRARFVVANPDGVLLPGQFVRVRFTGTMKDHALLVPQRAVHQGPQGQIVFVVGEGDKVEIRPIKASSWHDQEWIIESGVRSGERVIISGFHMVVPGAPVKPIPAAESTGNGKPDNKTSVGAVDHEVEANPGASKDPQ; encoded by the coding sequence ATGGGGTTTTCGTATACCAATCTGTTTAGAAATGTCGTGGTGCTGCTTATATCAACTGCAATAGCTGCGGAACTTGGTTGCAAAGAGGATGTGGGCTCGGCTCCTTCTCCTCCGCCGCCAATTCCGCAGGTGGAAGTCGTGACGGTGATGGCGCGGAGCGTGCCGGATGAACCGGAATTCATCGGGCAGGCGGAAGCGTCTCGTCCGGTTGAAATTCGCCCACAGGTCACGGGGATTCTGAAAGCGGTGCTGTTTGCAGAAGGACGAGAGATCAAAAAGGGCGAGGAGCTTTACCAAATAAATCCCGTACCGTTTGAAGCGGCGTACAAGAGCGCGAAGGCCAGGATTGCGGAAGCGGAAGCGCGGTTGGTCCAGGCTAAACAGGATCTGGCTCGGGTGAAACCGTTGCTTGCGGAACAGGCGGTCAGTCAAAAAGACGTGGACGACGCCGTCGCCGAAGACCTTGCGGCGAAGGCTGCTCTGCAAAGGGCTCATGCCGACTTGATCAAAGCCAAGTTCGATTTCGACAATACGACCATTATCGCTCCGATTAAGGGGCTCATCGAGCGGAGTCGTTACTACGAAGGCCGTCTGGTCTCGGCTCAAACTGATTTGCTGACCGTCATACATCGCATCGACCCGATGTACGTGGTGGTCAACGTACCGGAAAGTTTTCTGCTCAAACGCCGACAGGATACCATCGCCGTGGGCCTTCAACATCCCGGCCTCACCCAGTTGAAAGGCACCATCATCTTTGCCGACGGCAGCACGTACAATCGCGAAGGTTTCCTCGACTTCACCGACGTCGGCCTGCGGACCGAAACAGGATCGAGGCGAGCCCGATTCGTCGTTGCCAATCCCGATGGAGTGTTGCTGCCCGGACAATTTGTCAGGGTGCGCTTTACGGGAACGATGAAAGACCATGCTCTGTTGGTGCCGCAGCGAGCGGTCCATCAAGGGCCCCAAGGGCAGATCGTATTCGTCGTGGGTGAAGGGGACAAGGTGGAAATTCGTCCGATCAAGGCGAGCAGCTGGCACGACCAGGAATGGATCATCGAGTCGGGTGTGCGGTCAGGCGAGCGGGTGATCATCAGCGGCTTTCACATGGTGGTGCCCGGAGCTCCCGTCAAACCGATTCCGGCTGCCGAATCCACGGGCAATGGAAAGCCGGACAACAAGACTTCCGTCGGCGCGGTTGACCATGAGGTGGAAGCCAACCCCGGGGCTTCGAAGGATCCACAGTGA
- a CDS encoding hypothetical protein (conserved protein of unknown function) — translation MLKITEQQDAESGALSLILEGRLSGPWVEELNAYCHKMSEDQKPCKVKVIDLTGVTFIDAVGKTLLASLWRQGAELRATGCLTRCVVEEITTVGRFDASSENDDKFAS, via the coding sequence ATGTTGAAGATTACCGAACAGCAAGATGCAGAGTCTGGGGCTCTGTCCCTTATATTGGAGGGGCGACTATCCGGTCCGTGGGTAGAGGAGCTCAATGCTTATTGCCATAAGATGTCTGAAGACCAGAAACCTTGTAAGGTGAAGGTGATTGACTTGACCGGTGTGACGTTCATTGATGCCGTTGGTAAGACGCTGTTGGCCAGTTTGTGGCGGCAGGGGGCTGAACTGCGGGCGACCGGTTGTTTGACCAGGTGTGTCGTTGAAGAGATCACCACAGTCGGCAGGTTCGATGCATCGAGTGAGAATGATGACAAGTTTGCCTCGTGA
- a CDS encoding DNA-3-methyladenine glycosylase: MRRLIEEIGAFTLKPKVRRSPFESLARAIAYQQLHDKAAESILKRFMALSPGRRFPHPEELLAMNVSAIREAGFSRPKIMALRDLAMKTLDGTVPTSRWMKQLDDEAIIERLIEVRGIGRWTVEMLLIFQLGRPDVLPVHDFGVRNGFRIGYRMATMPTPRLVSQYGERWRPFRTAAAWYLWRAADRKKRAMKVF; the protein is encoded by the coding sequence ATGCGGCGGTTAATCGAGGAGATTGGCGCTTTTACGTTGAAGCCGAAAGTGCGTCGATCGCCATTCGAATCACTCGCCCGCGCCATCGCCTACCAACAGCTCCATGACAAAGCTGCTGAGAGTATCCTCAAGCGATTTATGGCCTTGTCACCAGGGCGACGATTTCCTCATCCGGAGGAACTCCTGGCCATGAATGTGAGCGCGATCAGGGAGGCTGGATTCTCACGACCGAAGATCATGGCACTTCGGGATTTAGCGATGAAGACACTCGATGGTACGGTGCCGACAAGCCGATGGATGAAACAGCTCGACGATGAAGCAATTATCGAGCGGCTGATCGAAGTGCGTGGAATTGGTCGGTGGACGGTTGAGATGCTGCTGATCTTTCAGTTGGGCAGGCCCGATGTGCTCCCTGTCCATGACTTCGGGGTGCGTAATGGATTTCGTATCGGGTATCGAATGGCGACGATGCCAACGCCGCGACTGGTGTCTCAGTACGGCGAGCGATGGAGACCGTTTCGCACGGCTGCCGCGTGGTATTTGTGGCGGGCGGCGGATCGGAAGAAGCGAGCGATGAAGGTGTTCTGA